In Phycisphaerae bacterium RAS2, the DNA window TCCAACACGGTTCGGCCGCACAGTGCGTTGGGCTATCGGCCGCCGGCCCCTGAGGCCCGAATGAGCGCGCCGCTGTGGGCAGGCTCCGCTCCGTTCGCTCCGCTCACTGCGCTCCGCCCGCCCACAGCGTGTGCTGTGAACGGTGTTGGACTAACATAACAGGTGGACTAAACCGTGGGGGAAGGTCACTTGGACAAAATAGCCGCAAATCTCGAAACGTGGCGCAATCGCAATCTGGCCACGTTTGTCGAGATAGCCCATCTTTCCAATATCACCGAAAGGTGCGAAGCCCTCCGAGTAGTCGAGAATTCGTCCTTCGAGTTCTATTGGAATAACCTCACGTCCATTATCATCTATGAATCCTGTTTTCCCATTTAGTGAAACTCGGGCAAGATTGTCCCTAAAGTCCGCTGCGACATCAAACTTAGGGGAGATTGCGATTCTTCCATTGGAGTCAATGTAGCCCATTCTCCTGCCTGACATTACAGGAAATAGCGTTTCTGATGCTGCTGCAGACTGATGATTAGAGGCAGAATGGCTATGCTCGTTACACGATGAGACACTCAGCAAAACGGAGGCGACCAAGAATAACGCGGCCGATTGCAGTGTGAACATCTTGCAATCAACGTAGCGCAAGCTGTGATTCACTACCATCGTGGATCACCTTTTGTGCAAGATGCGCAAGTTCGCTTGCTAGATGGCGGCTCACAACTCCGTGATTCAGGGCCGGCATCAATGGCTTCATGGTTGCCGACTACGCAACCTTGCGTGTTTGCGCAGTTCTGAATGACATTGGCAAGAGACCTAGCGGCCGTTACCGTTCCACTAGCTTGCTCTAACAAGCAACGTGTTGAACACCATAAATGTGTCGCTTCGTCTGGCGTTCTGGAAGTTGCATCGTAAGCGCACTGTAGACATCCTCGTAAACACTTCTCAAAGGGAGAATTTCCCATACCGAGGCATACACACTTAATTGGCCAAGCCACCCTAAGCAAACAATTCTTCATGTAGCACTCCCCCCACCACCACGGCCTTGAAGTAACGCCAAAATTAGTGCGTACTTCAATATATTTTGCCTTACATTTTATATCCACCCAGAAGTTTGCTGAATACCGTGCATTGGCAGCATATTGACATGCATGGCTATCCGTGCTTGCCAGTGGGGGACGATTACTTGCGTCAGAGCACCTGGACAGGACTTCGTCTGACGGCGGCGAGATATCTGGAACTCCTGGTATTGCGGATAGTTGAAACAAACCGAGAGAGTCAATTGAGTTGGTGGGACGATTTCTTATCATTGATAGCAAGTTATACCCACCCGCTTCTCCAATCGGATCCCTGCTCAACCACCGCCCCAGCCTCGGAGAGTAATATCGATATCCGTAGTAATACAACCCGTCGTTGGCGGTGTCCGCGTAGTCGATCTCGCCGTCGAAGTATTTCGTGCTGAAGCGGAACGGGTTCTTTGTTGACCACGCGCCGCCGGCCGAGCAGCCGCCGAACGGGTCGGTATAGTCGTACTGCGCCGCCAGCGGGCCGATCGTCGCGTCAATCACCTGGCCGACGTTGCCCATCGCGTCGCAGTAGTAGAAATACTGCTTATCATCTGCTGTCGTGCCCGGCGTGCCGTTCGTGTCCAGCGCGCTGACCAAGCCACCCACGCCGCCAGCACCCTGCGGTGTGCCGCTCAGGGGTATTGTAGTCCACATTCTGCAATTCGTCGCATCCAGAATGAACCGGCATCTTCACGTAGCAGCAGTTGCGTATGACCGTCTGCAAATGTAGCCATTATGCAGTTTCTACTATCGCTGTCAGTGCGCTGAGCCAACTTGATTCCCGCCCGTGACTCGAAGAGTGTGACCACTTCTCGTTCTGTAGAGCTCTTGTCACCTCTAATCGGCACTGCGTCTCGAAGCTGATCCCAAGCATCTCGTTCAACAAACTGAGTCGCTCCCGAATCAAACTCCATTCGCATCCATCGTTGCGAATGGACACCGCTATTCCCATTCAAACACGATACTTGAATGACTGCTACTTCGTCGTTGCAACGAAACGATACGAGGTGGCAAGAGGGTTCCGAAATAAGGCATTTTGGTGTCAGGTCATGGACCAATCCGAAGCCTCCATTCTCTCGTTGAATGATGTTTACTGCAAGTTGGCCTTCACCCTTCAAAGCAATAACAGTCTGGCCGCTCGGACTCATCGCAAACGGTTCCCGTCCACATTCGACAAACTCGGATGCAGCAACAGCCCAAACCTTCTTATCCATGTAAGTGGAAAATACAAGTGACTTTCCATCGTCAGACATCAACACCCTGTTGATGCTCGCAGTATTTCCACCGTGGGCACATCCATTCGTTACTATGGCCGTCAAGAGGATTGAGACAAAATGAATGATTCTCGGGATTGCCATGGCTTATCGTCCTTGTGTATCTTTTCCGGGATCAGTTGTCAGGCCCCAGAAAAAGCTAAGTGGTGTTCGTAAACGAGGCAGGCTAATACCACAG includes these proteins:
- the wapA_1 gene encoding tRNA(Glu)-specific nuclease WapA precursor → MWTTIPLSGTPQGAGGVGGLVSALDTNGTPGTTADDKQYFYYCDAMGNVGQVIDATIGPLAAQYDYTDPFGGCSAGGAWSTKNPFRFSTKYFDGEIDYADTANDGLYYYGYRYYSPRLGRWLSRDPIGEAGGYNLLSMIRNRPTNSIDSLGLFQLSAIPGVPDISPPSDEVLSRCSDASNRPPLASTDSHACQYAANARYSANFWVDIKCKAKYIEVRTNFGVTSRPWWWGECYMKNCLLRVAWPIKCVCLGMGNSPFEKCLRGCLQCAYDATSRTPDEATHLWCSTRCLLEQASGTVTAARSLANVIQNCANTQGCVVGNHEAIDAGPESRSCEPPSSKRTCASCTKGDPRW